Proteins co-encoded in one Oncorhynchus tshawytscha isolate Ot180627B linkage group LG34, Otsh_v2.0, whole genome shotgun sequence genomic window:
- the LOC112231857 gene encoding transcription factor Ken-like produces the protein MANCMVFHTQIASIMEVLANAAVADICKLVDDDYAVFRLEMSQSQNDNRALRRKLQLLELKVSRERAERTMRDRVLASRPSSVKILDRYRGMARGEGNPNGGHKSFVKPVGHNTWSDDQPITVDEGSGTSTQHVIVIEDAEAAGPGVKLERSEGEEDTRHSSDIQTGQAGVPPEATEDHTAASAQPRTRSSITEVSGTANAVLKSETDTKTLTVTHRLLHTGSDHRSDPEKLGLGTLGCPPAPGSEYLPVFQQSQRTVYSLGDGDALDTGGDGLSCSYTTEMDPSNMSLGLDTQTDLSRGDWNQYSSSLYSDGCLDKKGEVMVVNELTVKLEGNTPPTWNADSHLGDGHSQGRDFLDYREIIETNPNVATHSPLHVFRDRDPVSMSMGPSDSQGRVLFDQVLNSNDSARPQAQGGGSESVNGKEKRFLCVFCNKGFSCPQKVEIHQRVHTGVKPFSCAQCHMCFAEAGTLKRHQRVHTGEKPFSCTQCEKRFSRQHQLKMHLKVHTGERPFACMHCGKRFSERRYLRIHQQKNHSTL, from the exons atggctaactgtatggtttttcacactcaaatagcctccatcatggaggtgctTGCGAATGCAGCCGTTGCAGATATttgtaaactcgtagacgacgactatgcagtgtttcgtttggaaatgtCTCAAAGCCAGAATGATAACAGGgcattgcggaggaaactacagctactGGAACTGAAGGTGTCACGGGAGCGCGCAGAGAGGACAATGCGAGATCGCGTCCTCGccagtcgtcccagtagtgtcaagatcctcgaccgatacagaggaatggcaagag GTGAAGGAAATCCCAATGGGGGCCACAAGAGCTTTGTGAAACCAGTGGGACATAATACATGGAGtgatgaccaaccaatcactgttgatgaggggagtggaacctcaacccagcatgttatcgtgatagag GATGCAGAGGCTGCAGGTCCTGGGGTCAAACTGGAGaggtctgaaggagaggaggacacacGGCACAGCAGTGACATCCAGACTGGACAGGCTGGAGTGCCCCCTGAAGCCACGGAGGACCATACCGCCGCCTCAGCGCAGCCCAGGACCCGAAGCagcatcacggaggtcagtggaacgGCAAACGCCGTTctcaagtcagagacagacaccaagACTTTAACTGTAACACACAGGCTCTTACACACAGGATCTGACCACAGATCAGACCCAGAGAAACTGGGGTTGGGGACACTgggctgtcctcctgctcctGGTTCAGAGTATTTACCGGTATTTCAACAGAGCCAGAGGACAGTTTATTCCCTTGGAGATGGTGATGCATTAGACACTGGTGGTGATGGCCTGTCTTGTTCTTACACTACAGAGATGGACCCTAGCAACATGTCCTTGGGTTTAGATACACAGACTGATCTgtctagaggggactggaaccaGTACAGTAGTAGTCTATACTCTGATGggtgcctagataagaaaggggaggtTATGGTTGTAAATGAATTGACTGTGAAATTGGAGGGCAACACTCCTCCCACATGGAATGCAGATAGTCACCTAGGAGACGGACACTCACAGGGCAGAGATTTTTTAGATTATAGGGAAATCATAGAGACAAATCCAAATGTTGCGACCCACTCCCCTTTACATGTGTTCAGGGATCGTGACCCAGTGTCCATGTCGATGGGGCCTTCCGATTCACAAGGCCGCGTCCTTTTCgatcaggtattgaactcaaacGACAGTGCTAGACCCCAGGCTCAGGGAGGGGGATCAGAATCTGTCAATGGTAAAGAGAAGCGGTTCCTCTGCgtgttctgtaacaaaggcttcagctgcccccagaaggtagagatccaccagagggtccacacaggggtgaaacccttcagctgtgCCCAGTGTCACATGTGCTTCGCTGAGGCTGGCACCCTGAAGAGGCATCAAagagtccacacaggggagaaacccttcagctgtacccagtgtgagaagaggttctcccgtcagcaccagctgaagatgcacctgaaggtccacaccGGAGAGAGGCCATTTGCCTGTATGCACtgcgggaagaggttctcagagaggagatacctcaggatacaccagcagaaaaaccaTTCCACTCTATAA